Proteins from a single region of Runella sp. SP2:
- a CDS encoding ABC transporter permease yields MSTLPQPPRNAQRLLEWYCRPELAEDLQGDLYEFFERNLQRRGLHYARFIYWIDVLKFIRLYTLRAPNFYSFFTYTIMFNSYFKTSRRSLVRNKLFSAINIIGLSISMSVGLLMISFLSDLLSYDDFHEKKSRIYRINTSLQPAGQPSIELASGSVLAGKKIQETFPNVEQVTLLRRGFGGDAKVNETTLPLGGLWADASFFKVFTFPLLSGNPATALKNPYTIVLPEKTAQKLFGDTDVLGKSIRFDTTEYTITGVMKDIPKLSHLRFDALVSFASIELQKPDFDGGFMNWGNVFSNYTYVLLPENSSLETLQANLDKLCLSENKQLKNQQIQLSPQSLNGITIGNRLENASGPTMNQITIWILAGLVLVIILSACFNYTNLSIARSLRRAREVGVRKIVGAFKEHVLLQFITESVLISLMALLLAFVLFLVLRAQFLGLAPQLTELVSLELSPKIILYFIGLSALVGIAAGFLPALFFARIKAIQVLKDASSVPLFRRVNLRKALIVVQYTFSLVFITTTILGYNQYKHFIVFDLGFSTENILNINLQGNKSEVIRKELAEIPSLTDISTSRLVTSLGSVYGTMIKYQQPDDSSNIAQNYVDERYLPLHGHRLLAGQHFTPRAKSEESSEVIVNEQVIKRFNIGGGHPTKAIGEQIKTLDGKKFTIIAVVKDFHYRTVEHRIEPFVFFYSPNEGNLNLKINSKDLPATMAQIEAVWKRIDKVHPLDARFYDDQIEEAYRQFSVIVKVIGFLAFLAVCIASLGLFGMVVFTTETKLKEISIRKVLGANEPSLVYFLSKGFLGLLVLSAAIALPSTYLLFNKLVLTQFAYHQPIHFWELTVGFWSVLALAVVLIGSQTLKAARTNPANVLKNE; encoded by the coding sequence ATGAGCACTCTCCCCCAACCTCCCCGCAATGCACAACGACTCTTGGAATGGTATTGTCGCCCCGAGCTCGCCGAAGATTTGCAAGGCGACCTCTACGAATTTTTTGAGCGTAACCTTCAACGCCGCGGTCTTCACTACGCCCGTTTTATTTATTGGATAGACGTCCTGAAGTTTATTCGATTGTACACCCTCCGTGCGCCTAATTTTTATTCATTTTTTACTTATACCATCATGTTTAACAGCTATTTTAAAACATCACGACGCAGTTTGGTTCGCAACAAACTCTTTTCAGCCATCAACATTATCGGACTTTCCATCAGCATGTCGGTGGGATTGTTGATGATTTCATTTTTGAGTGACTTGCTTTCTTACGATGATTTTCACGAAAAAAAGAGCCGTATTTACCGTATCAACACCTCACTCCAACCCGCTGGGCAACCCTCCATTGAACTTGCCTCGGGGTCGGTATTGGCGGGTAAAAAAATTCAAGAAACATTCCCTAACGTAGAGCAAGTGACGCTATTGCGGCGGGGTTTCGGCGGGGATGCCAAAGTAAACGAAACCACGCTTCCCCTAGGAGGCTTATGGGCGGATGCGTCCTTTTTTAAAGTCTTTACGTTTCCGCTGCTTTCGGGTAATCCTGCCACCGCGTTAAAAAATCCTTACACGATTGTTTTGCCCGAAAAAACCGCCCAAAAACTGTTTGGTGACACCGACGTGCTGGGCAAAAGCATTCGATTTGATACCACCGAATACACCATTACGGGCGTCATGAAAGATATTCCCAAGCTGTCGCACTTACGTTTTGACGCCTTGGTTTCTTTCGCCAGTATCGAACTCCAAAAACCCGATTTTGACGGCGGTTTTATGAATTGGGGCAATGTTTTTTCAAATTATACCTACGTGTTATTGCCCGAAAACAGCTCACTTGAAACCCTGCAAGCAAACCTCGATAAGCTTTGTTTGTCGGAAAACAAACAACTTAAAAATCAGCAAATTCAGTTGAGCCCCCAATCATTAAACGGCATTACGATTGGCAATCGCTTGGAAAATGCCAGTGGCCCTACCATGAACCAAATCACCATCTGGATACTGGCAGGTTTGGTACTGGTTATCATTTTGTCGGCCTGTTTCAATTACACCAATCTTTCCATCGCGCGGTCGCTTCGCCGAGCGCGGGAGGTGGGTGTTCGCAAAATCGTTGGTGCGTTTAAAGAACACGTTTTGCTACAATTTATTACCGAGTCGGTGCTTATTTCTCTGATGGCGCTGTTGTTGGCGTTTGTACTTTTTCTGGTGCTACGAGCCCAGTTTTTGGGTCTAGCACCTCAGCTTACCGAACTCGTTTCACTGGAACTTTCGCCCAAAATCATCTTGTATTTTATCGGTTTATCAGCCTTGGTTGGCATTGCTGCTGGTTTCTTACCTGCGTTATTTTTTGCCCGTATCAAAGCCATTCAAGTGTTAAAAGACGCTTCTTCGGTGCCCCTTTTCCGCCGCGTTAATCTCCGCAAAGCCCTTATCGTTGTTCAATATACGTTCTCTCTGGTTTTCATCACTACTACGATTCTTGGTTATAATCAATACAAACATTTTATCGTTTTTGACCTTGGATTTTCCACCGAAAATATCCTGAATATCAACCTACAAGGCAACAAAAGCGAAGTTATTCGGAAAGAATTGGCCGAAATCCCAAGCTTGACCGACATTTCCACTTCTCGACTTGTCACCAGCCTAGGAAGCGTGTATGGCACCATGATTAAGTACCAACAGCCCGACGATTCTTCCAACATCGCCCAAAACTACGTGGACGAACGCTATTTGCCCTTACACGGGCATCGGCTGCTTGCGGGGCAGCATTTTACACCACGAGCTAAAAGCGAAGAGAGTTCGGAAGTGATTGTCAATGAGCAAGTCATAAAACGATTCAACATCGGTGGTGGCCATCCGACCAAGGCAATCGGAGAACAAATCAAAACCCTCGACGGGAAAAAGTTTACCATTATCGCGGTGGTCAAGGACTTTCATTACCGAACGGTCGAACACCGCATTGAGCCTTTTGTGTTTTTTTATTCCCCCAACGAAGGCAACCTTAACCTCAAAATCAACTCCAAAGACTTGCCCGCCACCATGGCGCAGATTGAAGCTGTGTGGAAACGCATTGACAAGGTTCACCCTTTGGATGCCCGTTTTTACGACGACCAAATCGAAGAAGCCTACCGCCAATTTTCGGTTATTGTGAAAGTCATTGGATTTCTGGCCTTTTTAGCCGTTTGCATTGCTTCCTTAGGCTTGTTTGGCATGGTTGTTTTTACGACCGAAACCAAACTCAAAGAAATCAGCATCCGTAAAGTGCTGGGAGCCAATGAGCCCTCGTTGGTTTATTTTCTTAGCAAAGGTTTTTTGGGGTTGTTGGTACTTTCGGCGGCCATTGCCTTACCTAGCACGTATTTGTTGTTTAATAAATTGGTACTTACCCAATTTGCCTACCACCAGCCTATCCATTTTTGGGAACTAACGGTCGGTTTTTGGTCTGTTTTGGCGTTGGCAGTTGTGCTTATCGGCTCTCAAACCCTAAAAGCCGCCCGCACCAATCCCGCAAATGTGTTGAAGAATGAGTAA
- a CDS encoding DUF5686 and carboxypeptidase regulatory-like domain-containing protein translates to MRTILRLFCLLLVATTAFSQEFYQLRGFVHSESNEPLPGVTVRVVNANTGTVTDKEGRYQLKLLEGLNRISVSSMGYQTEVFEVVAAKDLVRNVYLKIDQKQLDEVVVKVKKRDYSYEVIKQVLQRKDSLLRQYQNYRAKVYIKSVERFETKKVAPKKEEDTPAKVEDALKKPVITDSIPKLNLFECQLVRHQSRAGQQKEEREAVKRLGDQSTLFFKSVTDGEFNFYQNHQKIAKIGDNEITSPLSDLTFLSYRFQLLKYYIDGPYKIYQIKVIPRELGNALYEGTIEVIEDEWVLRNVDLQITKRGLLRYDEFGVKQQFENVQNRWIPTRVTYHWKVKEGNTKKTGKTEVLQSDYAFDLTLPKRFFGDEVGVTTAEAYKRDTTFWEQIRPQPLTRDEQKFIKEKERLEALVNSKAYLDSVDKIFNRITFPKVVYLGMGHINREKKTTWHFDPVLGLVDPLAIGGWRVRYGAGFYKRQENRKQLWVNSNLGYGFKNKDVIGFVSVSYFYNPLKVSNISLAMGSGFNVINGAATISDIARRSNFYRNQYINLMHRTELFNGFYFSAQAYYETRRDLSNFQFSSLGDRIFSNNAPQPFPTTHIYRTVFGIDYTPRQLYLREPNEKVILGSNYPTFSLNIDRAWPVSGKNTNVYTKLSASVRQTFNVGIIGTSEYRISAGKFLDTTSLAVMDYSYMRGGDRYFFSPAMYTYQLIPQTFPVFDWHLETHYVHQFNGFLTSKIPLLNKTKIREMAGGGFLYVPERKFQYSELYFGLNRIFKLGRERIRLGAYYVIGQSNTFGVSNGIKFSIEPYNAAKNTWSF, encoded by the coding sequence TTGAGAACTATTTTACGTCTATTCTGCCTTCTACTTGTTGCCACTACTGCCTTTTCACAAGAGTTTTACCAACTTCGGGGGTTTGTTCATTCCGAATCCAACGAGCCACTTCCTGGGGTTACGGTTCGCGTCGTAAATGCCAATACGGGCACTGTCACCGACAAAGAAGGGCGTTATCAACTCAAATTATTGGAAGGACTCAACCGCATTTCGGTGTCGTCGATGGGCTACCAAACGGAGGTGTTTGAAGTGGTAGCGGCCAAAGACCTTGTCAGAAACGTGTACCTAAAAATAGACCAAAAGCAACTCGACGAGGTGGTGGTCAAGGTCAAAAAACGAGATTATTCGTACGAGGTCATCAAGCAGGTGCTCCAGCGCAAAGATTCGCTCCTCAGGCAGTATCAAAACTACCGTGCGAAGGTCTATATCAAGAGTGTAGAGCGTTTTGAAACCAAAAAAGTTGCTCCCAAAAAAGAGGAGGATACCCCCGCCAAAGTCGAAGATGCCCTCAAAAAACCTGTCATTACCGACAGCATTCCCAAATTAAATCTCTTTGAATGTCAGCTAGTTCGGCACCAAAGTCGGGCAGGACAACAAAAAGAAGAGCGCGAAGCGGTCAAGCGGCTGGGCGACCAGAGTACGTTGTTTTTTAAGTCGGTGACCGACGGGGAGTTTAACTTTTACCAAAATCACCAAAAAATCGCCAAAATCGGCGATAACGAAATCACCTCACCCCTAAGCGACCTGACGTTTTTGAGTTACCGTTTTCAGCTGTTGAAGTACTACATCGACGGCCCTTACAAAATATACCAAATAAAAGTCATTCCTCGCGAGCTGGGCAACGCGCTCTACGAAGGCACCATCGAAGTCATTGAGGATGAATGGGTTTTGCGTAACGTTGACCTTCAAATCACCAAGCGAGGATTGCTGCGTTACGATGAATTTGGCGTAAAACAGCAGTTTGAAAATGTACAAAACCGCTGGATTCCAACGCGGGTTACGTACCACTGGAAAGTCAAAGAAGGGAATACCAAAAAAACGGGCAAAACCGAAGTATTGCAGTCCGATTATGCCTTTGATTTGACCTTACCAAAGCGCTTTTTTGGGGACGAAGTAGGCGTCACTACCGCCGAAGCCTACAAACGCGACACCACTTTTTGGGAACAAATTCGCCCACAACCATTGACCCGCGACGAACAGAAGTTTATCAAGGAAAAAGAACGGCTCGAAGCGCTGGTGAACTCAAAAGCGTATTTGGATTCCGTTGATAAAATTTTCAACCGCATCACGTTTCCCAAAGTCGTGTATTTGGGCATGGGGCACATCAACCGCGAAAAAAAGACCACTTGGCACTTCGACCCCGTGTTGGGGCTGGTTGACCCGTTGGCCATTGGCGGCTGGCGGGTACGCTACGGAGCAGGTTTTTACAAACGCCAAGAAAACCGAAAACAACTTTGGGTCAACAGCAACTTAGGCTATGGGTTTAAGAACAAGGATGTGATTGGTTTTGTGAGTGTTAGCTATTTTTACAATCCCCTCAAAGTCTCTAACATCAGTCTGGCGATGGGCTCAGGGTTCAACGTCATCAACGGCGCGGCGACGATTAGCGACATTGCTCGTCGAAGCAATTTTTACCGAAATCAGTACATCAATCTTATGCACCGAACGGAGCTTTTCAATGGCTTTTATTTCAGCGCCCAAGCCTATTACGAGACCCGTCGCGATTTGTCGAATTTCCAGTTTAGCTCGCTCGGCGACCGCATTTTTAGCAATAATGCCCCTCAACCTTTCCCCACCACGCACATCTACCGAACCGTTTTCGGTATTGACTATACGCCACGCCAACTTTACTTGCGTGAACCCAACGAAAAAGTCATTCTGGGGTCCAACTACCCTACGTTTAGCCTAAACATCGACCGCGCTTGGCCTGTTTCGGGCAAAAACACCAACGTTTACACCAAGTTGTCGGCCTCAGTACGGCAGACTTTTAACGTAGGTATCATCGGCACGTCGGAGTACCGTATCAGTGCGGGTAAGTTCTTGGATACCACAAGTTTGGCAGTGATGGATTATTCTTACATGCGGGGTGGCGACCGCTACTTTTTCTCGCCTGCCATGTACACCTATCAGCTCATTCCTCAGACGTTTCCTGTGTTCGATTGGCATTTGGAGACGCACTACGTGCATCAATTCAACGGCTTCTTGACGAGTAAAATCCCATTGCTCAACAAAACCAAAATCCGTGAAATGGCAGGAGGTGGCTTTTTGTACGTCCCCGAACGCAAGTTCCAGTATTCGGAATTGTATTTTGGGTTGAATCGTATCTTCAAATTGGGCCGCGAACGGATTCGGTTGGGAGCGTATTACGTCATCGGCCAATCAAACACTTTTGGCGTTAGCAACGGTATCAAATTTTCCATCGAGCCGTACAATGCCGCGAAAAACACGTGGAGTTTTTAA
- a CDS encoding M14 family zinc carboxypeptidase, whose translation MKSLFRFLLSGACASALALTAQAQQIDEPYNQKIKEFTTDPRFLPSSVLDLVNDPKIPSPLKQFGQIVGAPGVLHRTADIYGYFQKLAQTSPNIVNEQIGTTEENRPIQMSVIANAATIKRLDHYKKQLALLADPRKVNPADVQKILGDSKVVYFLNGGMHASETGSPEMLMELAYRLVTGQSDEIKAIRDNLIVIINPVSEPDGWDKMVDWYNRYTKKRTNFEDGMPASPPYWGKYVYHDNNRDGLQVSQAITKSIFKAYFDWHPTVMLDLHESVPLLYISTGTGPYSEAVDPVAIGEWQIMADHDMTTLAAQGLPGVFNWAFYDGWYPGYGIWVANNHNSVGRFYETYGNAGANTFMRDLANAKFAGDNVTSREWYRPYPATEKVYWSFRNNINYMQAGVLASLGYAAANGKLLLKNFYQKSLNNLSKAAKDGPKAFVIGKQQRDPAMAAYLVNQLRTQGIEVHKAETGKNQGDYVVLLNQPYRNYAYSLLTKQNYPKEAKFPPYDAIAWTLQYLNGVNVTQQDTLKYELSDLKLLTADVKYDGKIEGEGTYYVVNYKAQNTVLPAAYWAKSQNAKTIVLDAKTTLEGRKDTLAQGAVVFSGLSADQAKQLADKFSVDLISTKTMPSVKQHEVSLPRVAIYHTWYQTQDEGWSRYTFEQRGIPYTSIHKDHLKKGNLRSQFDVILVPRVGGTGANFLHEVDTKFGPMPYTKTAEFPSHGTPSSTDDMTGGPGFEGVAELKKFVDEGGVLITLDNSSSIMSDLGIVRELKRYESPTLFHPGSIIQVKNRKPSHPIMYGYPETFPIFKGQGALLQTEKRDRDMMLMQYGTKPLKEEEEYKGLIMGMPDKKEVKDPKPATPKPEPPYVLSGMVRNEQTIIGHGAIFNVPVGKGQVVAFTFDPLHRYLNHHDAPLLWNAILNWNALR comes from the coding sequence ATGAAATCACTTTTTCGCTTCTTGTTGTCGGGAGCGTGTGCCAGTGCCCTCGCGTTGACGGCACAGGCCCAGCAAATTGACGAGCCTTACAACCAAAAAATCAAAGAATTTACGACCGACCCGCGCTTCCTGCCGTCGTCGGTGCTGGATTTGGTCAACGACCCCAAAATCCCGTCGCCGTTGAAGCAATTTGGGCAAATTGTCGGAGCGCCTGGCGTGCTGCATCGTACGGCGGATATTTACGGCTATTTTCAAAAATTAGCCCAAACGTCGCCGAACATTGTCAACGAACAGATTGGAACTACCGAAGAAAATCGTCCCATTCAAATGTCCGTTATTGCCAATGCCGCCACTATCAAGCGCCTCGACCATTACAAAAAACAACTGGCACTTCTTGCTGACCCGCGCAAAGTAAACCCTGCCGATGTGCAAAAAATCTTGGGTGACAGCAAAGTGGTGTATTTCCTGAATGGTGGAATGCACGCTTCCGAAACGGGTTCGCCCGAAATGCTGATGGAATTGGCGTATCGTTTGGTAACGGGACAGTCTGACGAAATCAAAGCCATTCGCGACAACCTGATTGTGATTATTAACCCCGTATCCGAGCCCGACGGCTGGGATAAGATGGTGGATTGGTACAACCGTTATACCAAAAAACGCACCAATTTTGAGGACGGAATGCCTGCTTCGCCACCGTATTGGGGAAAGTATGTCTATCACGACAACAACCGCGACGGCTTACAGGTCTCGCAGGCCATTACAAAGAGTATTTTTAAAGCCTATTTCGACTGGCATCCTACGGTGATGCTCGACTTACACGAGTCGGTGCCTTTGTTGTACATTTCAACAGGAACAGGGCCGTACAGCGAAGCCGTGGACCCCGTAGCGATTGGCGAATGGCAAATTATGGCCGACCACGACATGACGACGTTGGCAGCACAAGGGCTTCCTGGGGTGTTCAACTGGGCGTTTTACGATGGCTGGTACCCTGGCTACGGCATTTGGGTAGCCAACAACCACAACTCCGTCGGGCGTTTTTACGAAACCTACGGCAATGCGGGCGCGAATACCTTCATGCGTGACTTGGCCAATGCTAAATTTGCGGGCGACAACGTGACAAGTCGCGAGTGGTACCGCCCGTATCCTGCGACCGAAAAAGTGTATTGGTCGTTCCGAAACAACATCAATTACATGCAAGCGGGCGTATTGGCTTCGTTGGGATACGCAGCAGCGAATGGCAAGCTACTGTTGAAGAATTTTTACCAAAAAAGCTTGAATAACCTGTCCAAAGCAGCCAAAGACGGCCCTAAGGCTTTTGTGATTGGAAAACAGCAACGCGACCCCGCGATGGCAGCGTATTTGGTCAATCAGCTACGTACCCAAGGGATTGAAGTACACAAAGCCGAAACGGGTAAAAATCAAGGGGATTATGTGGTGTTGTTGAACCAACCGTATCGCAACTATGCGTACTCGTTGTTGACCAAGCAAAACTACCCGAAAGAAGCCAAATTTCCGCCCTACGACGCGATTGCGTGGACGTTGCAGTACCTCAATGGCGTAAATGTAACCCAACAAGATACCCTCAAATACGAATTGTCGGACTTGAAATTACTTACGGCGGATGTGAAGTACGACGGAAAAATCGAGGGAGAAGGAACGTACTATGTGGTCAATTACAAAGCGCAAAATACGGTATTGCCTGCCGCGTATTGGGCAAAATCGCAGAATGCTAAAACCATTGTGTTAGATGCCAAAACCACACTGGAAGGTCGTAAAGACACGTTGGCGCAAGGAGCGGTGGTGTTTTCGGGCTTGTCGGCCGACCAAGCGAAGCAATTGGCGGATAAGTTTAGCGTGGATTTGATTTCGACCAAAACCATGCCGTCGGTGAAGCAGCACGAGGTAAGTTTGCCGCGCGTAGCGATTTACCATACGTGGTACCAAACCCAAGACGAAGGCTGGTCGCGCTATACGTTTGAACAACGCGGTATTCCTTACACCTCGATTCATAAAGACCATTTGAAAAAAGGCAACTTACGGTCGCAGTTTGACGTGATTTTGGTGCCTCGCGTGGGCGGTACGGGAGCCAACTTCTTGCACGAAGTGGACACCAAATTTGGCCCCATGCCTTACACCAAAACCGCTGAGTTTCCGTCGCACGGCACACCAAGTAGCACCGACGACATGACGGGTGGCCCAGGTTTTGAGGGAGTTGCGGAATTGAAAAAGTTTGTCGATGAAGGTGGGGTATTAATAACCCTCGACAACTCATCGAGCATCATGTCGGACTTGGGCATTGTGCGCGAATTGAAACGGTACGAATCGCCCACTTTGTTTCACCCAGGTTCGATTATTCAGGTGAAAAACCGCAAGCCTTCGCATCCAATTATGTATGGTTACCCCGAAACCTTCCCTATTTTCAAAGGACAAGGGGCATTGTTGCAAACCGAAAAGCGCGACCGCGACATGATGTTGATGCAATACGGCACCAAGCCACTCAAGGAAGAAGAAGAATACAAAGGATTGATTATGGGAATGCCTGATAAAAAAGAGGTAAAAGACCCCAAACCCGCCACGCCGAAGCCTGAACCGCCATACGTTTTGTCGGGGATGGTGCGCAACGAGCAAACCATCATCGGTCACGGTGCTATTTTCAACGTACCCGTAGGCAAAGGCCAAGTGGTTGCGTTTACGTTTGACCCACTTCATCGTTACCTTAACCACCACGACGCGCCACTTTTGTGGAATGCGATTTTAAATTGGAACGCATTGCGGTAA
- a CDS encoding Rpn family recombination-promoting nuclease/putative transposase, whose translation MKIKQLIRFDWAIKQLLRDKANFDILEGFLSELLKEDVKIKQILESETNKKTDDDKHNRVDILVENSKDELVIIEIQNSKEYDYFHRMLFGTSKVITEHMKEGDAYSKVKKVISITIAYFDLGQGKDYVYHGTNVFKGIHKGDVLVLSDKQIALYNKQEVHQIYPEYWVIKVSQFSDRIKDKLDEWIYFLKNSEVKDTFSAKGLKEAGEKLDKMRLSEEERIEYNVYLKRLRDIASEQHTLMADALDLIMAEERGIQKGIEKGIQQGIEKGIEKGLQQGIEKGIEKGREQQQIEMIMRLDKKGKSTQEIADLLDIDLKEVTKTLGSSR comes from the coding sequence ATGAAAATTAAGCAACTAATTCGTTTTGACTGGGCCATAAAACAACTTTTGAGAGATAAGGCCAACTTTGATATTCTTGAGGGTTTTTTGTCGGAACTACTCAAAGAAGATGTTAAAATTAAGCAAATATTAGAGAGTGAAACCAATAAAAAAACTGATGATGATAAACATAATCGGGTGGATATTTTGGTGGAAAATTCTAAAGATGAGTTAGTCATTATTGAAATTCAAAATAGCAAAGAATATGATTATTTTCACAGAATGCTATTCGGAACTTCTAAAGTGATCACAGAGCACATGAAAGAAGGGGATGCGTATTCAAAAGTTAAAAAGGTCATTTCGATTACAATTGCTTATTTTGACTTAGGACAGGGGAAGGACTATGTTTATCATGGAACAAATGTGTTTAAGGGGATACACAAAGGCGATGTTTTAGTGCTTTCAGATAAACAGATTGCTTTATACAACAAACAAGAAGTACACCAGATTTATCCCGAATATTGGGTAATCAAGGTGAGCCAGTTTAGCGATCGAATCAAAGATAAATTAGATGAATGGATATATTTCTTGAAAAATTCGGAGGTGAAGGATACGTTTTCTGCCAAAGGGTTGAAAGAAGCAGGGGAGAAATTGGACAAGATGAGATTATCGGAAGAAGAAAGAATAGAATACAACGTCTATCTTAAAAGATTACGCGATATTGCAAGTGAACAGCATACCCTCATGGCAGATGCTCTTGACTTAATAATGGCAGAAGAAAGGGGAATTCAAAAGGGGATTGAGAAAGGGATTCAACAAGGAATTGAAAAGGGGATTGAGAAAGGACTTCAACAAGGAATTGAAAAGGGAATTGAAAAAGGCCGTGAACAACAACAAATTGAAATGATTATGAGACTAGACAAAAAAGGTAAATCCACTCAAGAAATAGCTGATTTGCTTGATATAGACCTTAAAGAAGTGACAAAAACTCTTGGAAGTTCAAGGTAA
- a CDS encoding PadR family transcriptional regulator — MKGTNLGEFEELVLLTIAALASEAYSVAICDELEKRTGRAAKLGVVHAVLNRLEEKGLAKSFLGEATNARGGKRKRYYEITQVGKIALVNAREIREGLWRIIPDLNLGGAV, encoded by the coding sequence ATGAAGGGAACAAATTTGGGCGAGTTTGAAGAGTTGGTGTTACTTACGATTGCCGCCTTAGCCAGCGAAGCCTACAGCGTGGCCATTTGCGACGAATTGGAGAAACGTACGGGAAGAGCCGCGAAATTAGGCGTTGTTCACGCTGTCCTTAATCGGCTGGAAGAAAAGGGCTTAGCCAAAAGTTTTTTGGGTGAAGCCACCAACGCTCGCGGCGGCAAACGCAAACGTTATTATGAAATAACCCAAGTAGGAAAAATTGCCCTAGTGAACGCCCGTGAAATCCGTGAAGGACTCTGGCGAATCATCCCTGACCTCAACCTTGGCGGCGCAGTATGA
- a CDS encoding ATP-binding protein, giving the protein MGNFQRKLEQKILDWKEKKNRKPLILRGARQVGKSTLVRELGKSYDHFIQLNLEKPNDRRFFQKEREVTEIWQQLIFEKALPDRPQNTLLFIDEIQEIPHVIKQLRYFYEEIPQLHVIAAGSLLEFALGDVGSFPVGRVEEMVLHPFDFEEFLMATGEENALKALRQIPLPSFAYDKLFDLFKKYVIIGGMPEVIRQYVASGGKLTGLKGIYASIWETYKSDVVKYAHNATEAKIMRFVIESAPLVRDRISFAGFGGSNYRSREVGEAFRALDLAKVIYLIYPTTQVAPPQLPEISRKPRLQFLDTGLLNYASEIQAELLQLDDLNDYHKGFVVNHCITQELIAQHNEVFFKPQFWVKENATSNAEVDLTLKWQKYLLPIEVKSGAKGSLRSLHEFMDLTDHSLAIRFLRNEANIETVTTRQGKLFQLLNLPYFAISQVEKYVEWAVNSGISNWKA; this is encoded by the coding sequence ATGGGCAATTTTCAAAGAAAATTAGAACAAAAAATTCTAGATTGGAAGGAAAAAAAGAATCGTAAACCACTGATTTTGAGGGGAGCACGGCAGGTTGGTAAATCTACTCTTGTGAGGGAGTTGGGAAAAAGTTACGACCATTTCATACAATTGAATTTAGAAAAACCCAACGACAGGCGTTTTTTTCAGAAAGAACGAGAGGTAACTGAGATATGGCAACAACTTATTTTTGAGAAAGCGCTTCCAGATAGACCGCAAAATACACTTCTTTTTATTGATGAAATTCAGGAGATTCCGCACGTTATTAAGCAGTTGAGGTATTTCTACGAAGAAATTCCGCAGCTTCATGTCATTGCAGCGGGTTCATTGCTTGAATTTGCTTTGGGTGATGTGGGTTCATTTCCCGTAGGACGCGTCGAAGAAATGGTGTTGCATCCATTTGATTTTGAGGAATTTTTGATGGCTACTGGAGAAGAAAATGCCTTAAAAGCGTTACGACAAATACCTTTGCCTTCGTTTGCTTACGACAAACTGTTCGACCTATTTAAAAAGTATGTAATCATCGGTGGTATGCCCGAAGTTATCCGACAATATGTGGCATCTGGTGGAAAGTTGACGGGTTTGAAAGGCATTTATGCATCTATTTGGGAAACGTACAAGTCAGACGTGGTCAAATACGCGCACAATGCGACTGAGGCAAAAATAATGCGATTTGTCATTGAGTCGGCGCCTTTGGTGCGAGATCGTATCAGTTTTGCGGGTTTTGGAGGGTCTAACTATCGTTCGAGAGAAGTGGGTGAAGCGTTTAGGGCCTTGGATTTGGCCAAAGTCATTTATTTGATTTATCCTACTACTCAGGTTGCGCCGCCTCAACTGCCCGAAATTTCACGTAAGCCTCGCTTACAGTTTTTGGATACAGGCCTGCTCAATTATGCCTCTGAGATTCAGGCGGAACTACTACAATTAGACGACCTCAACGATTACCATAAGGGCTTTGTGGTTAATCACTGCATCACGCAGGAACTGATTGCACAGCATAATGAAGTGTTTTTTAAGCCTCAATTTTGGGTAAAAGAAAATGCGACCTCTAATGCCGAAGTAGATTTGACCCTCAAATGGCAAAAATACCTGTTGCCCATTGAGGTAAAATCAGGAGCTAAAGGAAGTTTACGTTCACTTCATGAGTTTATGGATTTGACCGACCACTCCTTAGCCATCCGATTTCTAAGAAATGAGGCAAACATCGAAACTGTCACAACCCGCCAAGGGAAGCTGTTTCAGTTGCTGAATCTGCCTTATTTCGCTATTTCGCAAGTGGAGAAGTATGTTGAGTGGGCGGTGAATTCTGGTATAAGCAATTGGAAAGCGTAG